One window from the genome of Rufibacter tibetensis encodes:
- the purQ gene encoding phosphoribosylformylglycinamidine synthase subunit PurQ, translated as MKFGVVVFPGSNCDQDVIDALQHTTQKEVVRLWHKDHDLQNCDFIVLPGGFSYGDYLRSGAIARFSPIMQEVVKFANSGGYVWGICNGFQILTEAGLLPGALLRNTSQQFICQNVYITPTNTEALPTALLEPGKAYQIPIAHGEGRFHADADTLKELEDNGQIMFRYCDANGQVTDVCNCNGSLLNIAGVTNKNKNVFGMMPHPERAVDPELNNTDGRLLFESLLQAVQA; from the coding sequence ATGAAATTTGGAGTTGTCGTTTTCCCAGGGTCCAACTGTGACCAGGATGTCATTGATGCCTTACAACACACCACCCAAAAGGAAGTTGTTAGGCTGTGGCACAAAGACCATGATTTGCAGAACTGTGATTTCATAGTGCTGCCCGGAGGTTTCTCCTATGGTGACTATTTGCGTTCCGGTGCTATTGCCCGTTTCTCCCCTATTATGCAGGAAGTGGTAAAATTTGCCAACTCCGGCGGGTACGTGTGGGGAATCTGCAATGGCTTCCAGATTTTGACCGAAGCCGGTCTTCTGCCAGGTGCTTTGTTGCGCAACACCAGCCAACAGTTCATTTGCCAGAACGTGTACATCACCCCAACGAACACTGAGGCCTTGCCTACCGCCCTTCTGGAGCCTGGCAAAGCTTACCAGATTCCGATTGCCCACGGAGAAGGCCGCTTCCACGCAGACGCTGACACCCTGAAGGAGTTAGAAGACAACGGACAAATCATGTTCCGCTACTGCGATGCTAACGGCCAGGTAACTGACGTTTGCAACTGCAATGGTAGCTTACTGAACATTGCCGGTGTTACAAACAAAAACAAGAACGTGTTTGGCATGATGCCGCACCCAGAGCGCGCTGTTGATCCAGAACTTAATAACACAGATGGCAGACTGCTGTTTGAATCTCTTTTACAGGCGGTACAAGCATAA